The Verrucomicrobiia bacterium genomic sequence GCCGGCGACGAACCCTACATGCTCGCCTCCAACCTCAAGGACGTCATCGTCCTCGTGGACAAGGACCGCGTTAAGGCCGGACGCTACGCCATCGAGAAGTTCGGATGCGACACCCTCCTCCTCGATGACGGCTTCCAGTACTGGAAACTGCGCGGCCGCCGTCAGGACGTCGTCCTCGTCGATTGCCAGCAGCCCTTCGGCAATCAGTTCCTCCTGCCCCGTGGCACCCTGCGCGAACCCCCGTCTCACCTCGCCCGCGCCCATGTCATCTTCATCACCAAGAGCGATGGCAACACCGTCGCCCTCCGGGAACGCATCGCCGCCCTCAATCCCAAGGCCCCCATCATCGAGTGCGTCCATCATCCCCTCTATTTCGAGGATGTCTTCACCGGGGAACGCCAGGCCATCTCTTTCATCGCCGGGCGCCGCATCGCCGCCCTCAGCGGCATCGCCCAGCCCGAAAGCTTCGAGGAGGGCGCCCGCAAACTCGGCGCCGAAGTCGTCTATCAGCGCCGCTTCGCCGATCACCATCGCTTCACTCAGAAGGAACTCATCGACGCCATCAACCGCAGCAAGAAGCGCCGCGCCGAACTCCTCATCACCACTCAGAAGGACGCCGTCCGCTTCCCCAAACTCGACCGCCGCGACCTCCCCATCTACTTCATGCGCGTCGAAATCAAAATCATCTCCGGCGCAAACGGCTTCCGAGACTGCGTGAATCGCATCTGCTTCCGTCATCCGGGCTGATTCGCGATTCAGCAACCGTGCATCCCGAAGTTGTCGGGAGAGGTGCGAGTTTCGCGAAGCATCATCTCGGAGGGCCGGGTTCCACGAGGCCGCAGCGGAGTGATGCAATGGATTGAGGACTCGCTGAGCTCGTCCCTCCGATTCGCTGCCTCCTCACCCACAACTCCAGGATGCACCGATTCAGCAACTCACCCTACATTCACCATTGACCCAGCCGTGTCTATCAGGGCAAGAATGCCTCCTCTGGTTCGTTTCAATAACGACTCATTATTCACACACGTACATGATACCCAGTCCCGAAGCCTTGCGTCGCGCCGGTGAAATCCTCCGCGAGATCGAAGAACTTCAGCAGGAGATGGCATCCCTTTTCGGCGGTGCCACCAAACCCGCCGCCGCCCCGGCCAAACGCCGCGGCCGCCCGCCCGGCAGTGGCAGGGCCGCTGCCAGGGCCTCCGCCGCTTCCGGCGCCGCTTCCGCAGGCTCCTCCTCCGGCAAGTCCCGCCGTCAGATGAGCCCCGAAGGCCGCGCCCGTATCGCCGCCGCCGCCCGCGCCCGCTGGGCCCGCTACAACGCCGCCAAGAAGAAGAAGCAGGGCTCCGAATAACGTCCCCGTACCCCGCCACCCGGGATCCCTCGGGATCCCTCGGATCGCGGGCCTGCAAGCCGTCACCCTTCGGCTCGCACCCACGAAAACCCACCTCCGCGCCCGCAGAGGTGGGTTTTCGCTTTCCCCTTTCACTTTCCCCTTTCGCCTTACGGCATCGCCCTTCAAGGCGAACCGTGGTCGTTCATCCCAGCCCTCACGAATGCCTCGCTTTCCCGGACGCCCAGCCGGATCTCCCCGCCCCCGCCCCCTCGGGTGCGTCCGCCAGATCCGGAACCCGCCGCCTCGCCGCCCACCGCGACCACCCCCTCCATCCCCATACCAATCCAAACAAACACCCGCTCGCCACCACCATCGCCCCAGCCGTCGAGCAATCCAACCACACCGCCAGATGCATCCCCGCCACCGAACTCACCGCAGCCTGAACCCCAATCCATCCCAGGATTCGCGGCAACCGGTCCGATATCATCGACGCCGTGGCCCCGGGAAACACCAGCATCGCCACCACCAGGATCGCCCCCACCGACTCGAACGCGCTGACCACCACCACCGCCAGCCATCCCATCAACAGAAAATGCACCGTCCCCGCCCGGATCCCCAGCGATGTCGCCAGTCCCGCATCAAATGAACTCACCAGCAGCTCCTTGTAGAACGTCACGATCAGCACCACGGTCGCCCCCCCCACCACCCCCATCCGCACCACGGGTACCGGCGCCAGCTCCCGCCCGGCCCATGTCAGAAAAGCCTGAAACGGTACAAACCCGATCTCACCGTACAAGACACAGTCCGCGTCCAGATCCACCTGGTCCGCGAACACTGTGATCACCACCACCCCCAGCGCGAACAGTGCCGTGAACACCGTCCCCATCGCCGCATCCTGCTTGATCCGCGAACCCCGGATCAGCCACTCGATCAAGACCGTCGTCAGCACCGCCGCCACCACCGCCCCAAAATAAGGAACCGCCGAGTTCCGAACGTCCACCCCCTCCCCCATCACCATGCTCCCCAGCAGATAGGCCCCGGCCAGCCCCGGCAGAATACCATGCCCGATCGCGTCCCCCATCAACGCCATCCTCCGCAATATCAAATACTGCCCCACCAGCCCGCAGGTGCCCGTCACCAGGAATCCCATCAGCATCACCCATCCACTCAAGGCAAGATCCTCCGTCCACGGCTGCACAAACACCCGGTGCCATTCCAGCGGCGGAATCAGCTCACTCATGACCCTCCTTCGACCGTCGCACGCCACGCATCGGCAATCCGGGTTCCTCCGGACTCGGAATCCGCCGCCCGTGCGGATCGGTGGCCGCATAGTCCAGCCGCCGCTCCAATTGCCGCACCACGTCCTCCCCCAGCACATGCTCGATCTCTTCCGCATCCTCGTGCACATGGTCCGGCGCAATCTGCGCCGCATGGGTCAGATACAGCTCCCAGAGCCTGTGATTCCGTACCACCTCCGCCGCACGCTGCATCCCCGCCTCCGTCAACCGGAACCGCTCCCCACCCCCTTCCACCGTCGCCAATCCGTGCCGTGCCAGGCTCCGCACCCGCGCCATCGCATCCTCCAGCGTTTCCCGCCGCTTTTCCGCCAGCTCCCGAAGCGTCACCGTCTCCCCGCGAAATCCCCGGCCCTCCAGCACATGATAGGCCGCCTTCAATGCGTTCTCCCGCGTGGCGCGCCGCGTCGCCGCCCGGTGCCGCAACGCCCGTGGCACCACCCCGTGCCGCGATGCAAACAGGAACGCCCCCCCAAACCCCGCGCTCGCCATCAACACAATCGTCGGCCCCGTCGGTAAATCCCCCCCAATAAATGAAACAAAACACCCTCCCACCCCCGCCCCCATCCCCAGCAGGGCCGACCACCCCAGCATCCGGTGAAACCGGTCCGTCAACAGATACGCCGTCGCCGCCGGCGTCACCAGCATCGCCGCCACCAGCACCACGCCCACCGCCTGCAACGCGCTGACCACCGCAAACGACACCAGCAGCATCAGCCCGTGATGCGCCCATGGCGCCGGAAATCCCGCCGACCGCGCAAACGCCGCATCGAAGCTCGTCACCAGAAGCTCCTTGTAAAACAGCGCGATCAACCCTCCGGTCGCCACCGTCACCGCCCCCATCAACCACAAATCCTCCGTCCCGATCGCCGCCGCCTGCCCAAACAGAAACGTGTCGATCCCGCTCTTGTTCCCCGTCGGCAGCCTCTGGATCATCGTCATCAGACAAATCCCCACCGCGTAGAACCCCGCCAGCACCATCCCCAGCGCCGCATCCTCCTTCAATCGCGTCGTCCGCCGGATCCACCCGACCGTCATCGTCCCCAGCATGCCCGCCCCCACCGCCCCCACGAAAATCGCCCACGGATCCTTGGTCTGATTCCACAGGAACCCCGCCGCCACCCCCGGCAGAACCGCGTGCGACAACGTGTCCCCCACCAGCGCCAGCTTGCGCACCACCAGGAACGCCCCCAGCAACCCGCACGAAATCCCCAGCAGCACCGACCCCGCCACCGCGTACCGCACCGCCGGATCCCGCAAACTCACAAATCGTACCGCCTGCTCCCACCGTCCCGCCAGCTCTCCTCCCTCCCCTCCCATTCCCCCAACCGTCGCCGCGTCGCACGCAACGCCGGCCGCCAGGGTCAATGCCAGGCCCATCCCGACCCACCCCCAACCCCCACCCCATGCGACACGCGCCCTCATCGCTGCACCCGAACGGCCTCGGCCACTTCGCTCAGAATCGTCAGGCGCCCGCCGTACGTCTTCTGCAGCAGTTCGTACCGGAAAACCTCGTCCGTCGGCCCATAGGCCACCAACCGCATGTTCAGCAGCAGCAGCCGGTCAAAGTAGTTCCGCGCCGTCGGCAGATCGTGATGCACCACCAGAATCGTCTTCCCGCGGTCCCGTAACTCATGCAGCAGCGCCATGATCGCCGACTCCGTCGCCGCATCCACCCCCGCGAACGGCTCGTCCATGAAATACACGTCGCTCTCCTGCGCCAGCGCCCGCGCCAGAAACACCCGCTGCTGCTGGCCCCCGCTCAGGTTCGAGATCTGCCGGTTCGCCAATGTCAGCATCCCCACCTTCTCCAGACTCGCCCGCGCAATCTCACGGTCCGCCCGACCCGGACGCCGGAACAACCCCAGCCTCCCGTACCGCCCCATCAGCACCACATCCAACACGCTCACCGGAAAATCCCAGTCCACCGATTCCCGCTGCGGCACATACCCCACCCGGCCCCTCGCCTCCGACATCGGCTCGCCAAACAGCTTCACCCAGCCGCTCGCCGCCGGCACCACCCCCATGCACGCCTTGATCAACGTCG encodes the following:
- the lpxK gene encoding tetraacyldisaccharide 4'-kinase; amino-acid sequence: MSESLRRWTESAETFFLEVIFEQRRGRLATLVRAALHGLSYGYRLAIKIRRVLYDSRLIRDSTLGVQVIAIGNLTVGGTGKTPVVEKFARQLKDQGRTVAILSRGYRSKPPPLSRRFIDRILFRREQTPPRVVSDGTSLLLDSESAGDEPYMLASNLKDVIVLVDKDRVKAGRYAIEKFGCDTLLLDDGFQYWKLRGRRQDVVLVDCQQPFGNQFLLPRGTLREPPSHLARAHVIFITKSDGNTVALRERIAALNPKAPIIECVHHPLYFEDVFTGERQAISFIAGRRIAALSGIAQPESFEEGARKLGAEVVYQRRFADHHRFTQKELIDAINRSKKRRAELLITTQKDAVRFPKLDRRDLPIYFMRVEIKIISGANGFRDCVNRICFRHPG
- a CDS encoding metal ABC transporter permease produces the protein MSELIPPLEWHRVFVQPWTEDLALSGWVMLMGFLVTGTCGLVGQYLILRRMALMGDAIGHGILPGLAGAYLLGSMVMGEGVDVRNSAVPYFGAVVAAVLTTVLIEWLIRGSRIKQDAAMGTVFTALFALGVVVITVFADQVDLDADCVLYGEIGFVPFQAFLTWAGRELAPVPVVRMGVVGGATVVLIVTFYKELLVSSFDAGLATSLGIRAGTVHFLLMGWLAVVVVSAFESVGAILVVAMLVFPGATASMISDRLPRILGWIGVQAAVSSVAGMHLAVWLDCSTAGAMVVASGCLFGLVWGWRGWSRWAARRRVPDLADAPEGAGAGRSGWASGKARHS
- a CDS encoding metal ABC transporter permease, producing MGLALTLAAGVACDAATVGGMGGEGGELAGRWEQAVRFVSLRDPAVRYAVAGSVLLGISCGLLGAFLVVRKLALVGDTLSHAVLPGVAAGFLWNQTKDPWAIFVGAVGAGMLGTMTVGWIRRTTRLKEDAALGMVLAGFYAVGICLMTMIQRLPTGNKSGIDTFLFGQAAAIGTEDLWLMGAVTVATGGLIALFYKELLVTSFDAAFARSAGFPAPWAHHGLMLLVSFAVVSALQAVGVVLVAAMLVTPAATAYLLTDRFHRMLGWSALLGMGAGVGGCFVSFIGGDLPTGPTIVLMASAGFGGAFLFASRHGVVPRALRHRAATRRATRENALKAAYHVLEGRGFRGETVTLRELAEKRRETLEDAMARVRSLARHGLATVEGGGERFRLTEAGMQRAAEVVRNHRLWELYLTHAAQIAPDHVHEDAEEIEHVLGEDVVRQLERRLDYAATDPHGRRIPSPEEPGLPMRGVRRSKEGHE
- a CDS encoding metal ABC transporter ATP-binding protein — translated: MTPALEIHDLTVAYQGRPVLWGIDVAVEAGRLVGIIGPNGAGKSTLIKACMGVVPAASGWVKLFGEPMSEARGRVGYVPQRESVDWDFPVSVLDVVLMGRYGRLGLFRRPGRADREIARASLEKVGMLTLANRQISNLSGGQQQRVFLARALAQESDVYFMDEPFAGVDAATESAIMALLHELRDRGKTILVVHHDLPTARNYFDRLLLLNMRLVAYGPTDEVFRYELLQKTYGGRLTILSEVAEAVRVQR